The Bacteroides sp. AN502(2024) DNA segment CCGGATGGTGTCTTTCACACTGAACTTGACCGATCTCGGCAGGGAGATTGAAGCTCCGCACCAGACCGTGCTTCTTATGCTGTACTGGCTTCATCTGGCTGCACTGATTTACATGCTTTACAACGAAAAGAACAATCTGGGACAACTGAGCAAGCCGGAAAAGGTGTATCTGGAGAATGCGAACCTGCGATTTCCCCTGTCCGGTAATCCCGACACGGGCAATGTCAGGGAGACGTTCTTCGCCAACCAGCTGAAAGAGTCCCATGAAATTTCCTACTCTGGCACCGGAGATTTTCTGATAGACGGTCAGCACGTGTTCAAAGTGGGGGCAGGAACAAGACTTTCCGACAAATCAAAGACGTTCCCGACAGATACCTTGCCGTGGATGACCTGGAAATCGGGACGGGAAACCGGATTCCATTGTGGATGTTCGGATTGTTGTATTAGAGGCATTGCAAAAACCGTGTTCCGGGTATTTTATACTTGATTTTGCCTGTCAGACACGTTTGAAACATCTTTATGCCGTGTATGTCTGTGCCGGATAGGTCGTATAGTCCCTTTTGCGCCAGATAGTCCGCATTTTTCTGCGCTTCCTTGCCGTACAAGCTGGTTAGGGAAAAAAGGTTGAGCTGGAATCTTATGCCCATGTCTTTCAGGTTGCGGTAGGCATCCTTTTCCATGTAAGTGTACCGTTCGGGATGTGCAAGAACGGGATGGAAGCCTTTTGCCTTGATTTCTTCCAACAGGACATAGAAATTTTCCGGAGGGTTATGATAGGAAGTCTCCACCAGCAGCCTGTCGCCCCGTTCTCCGAACGGCAACAGGTCATTGTCATCGAGCCTTTGCCGGAAGAGATTGTCAAGCATGTACTCAGCACTCAGATTCAGTTCGATGTTCCCTTTGTAAGCGGCCCTCAATTCCTTGAAACGCTCTTTCAGATGTGCGGTCGTGTTCGGTATGTCCTCCATGATATGTGGTGTGAGCCAGATCTCTTTCACTCCGAGTCTTTCGTATAGGGCGAGTATCTCCAGCGCTTCATCCATCGTCTGTACACCGTCATCCACTCCCGGAAGAATATGATTGTGCCAGTCGGTGAACCCCTGAAAGACACTGCTATCGGCAAGCGAATATTTTTTCTTGAATGGCCACATTACTCCATAATCACGATATAATCCATTACGAAGCCGCAGAGACGGTTTCCCTTGATCGTTAATTTATCAGCTCCCGCTGCTTTGCAAAGTTCCGTTATCTGCTTTTTCGTCAGTAGATTGATTCTCCGGCTATCGATCGATGACCTGCTCAACCGGTTCAATATCCTGTCATACATCCTTTGTGGCAGCCAGTGCAGAAGGGGAAGCTGGGTATGCAGTTCGATTGGGAACCATTTGTTCGGAGTGGTGAAACAAACGACCTTGCATGTTCGTAGCAATTCGTTCAAAAAATGAAGCTGCGCTTTCCTTCCCCCTGCGACATGCTCTATTACGGCGTTTGACCAACCTATATCGAATTGTTTGTTCTCGAATGGAAAGTCTATGCCATCGTACAGAACAGCGTGTACCAATGGATAATTCCGGCAAAAAACGTCTTTTTCGTTTATGCCCAGCGCTGTTATCTGCTGTGGGTATGGGTAATGTTTCTCCAGATAGTTCATCGATGGGAAATCGCCATCCTCGTTGTTGAACCCCACATCCAGTACGGTAGTCTCGGAGGTAAATCGGACGTTGTTTTTGAAGTACCTGTATTTCCGAGTTCTGTTCCATAGACTTATTTTCTTGGCAATACTGTTCATATCGTAAATCGTTTCAGACTGTATTCTGCTCTTTGTCACCGTATCCGTACCGATACCCGTATTTATAGCCGTAACGGTATCCGTATCGGCCGGATTCATTTTCCGTTCCGTTCAGAATCACAGCCATATTTTTGAGTTTTTTCTGCGTGTAGAGACTCTCGACCTCGGAGAGCATGTTGCGCTCCAGCAATCCGGCACGCACCACGAAGAATGTTCTGTCCGCCACTTTTTCGAGGATTTGTGTGTCCGCCACGATATCGACGGGAGGGCAGTCTATAAAGATATAATCATAGTGAGACCTTATTTCTGCAATGAACCGCTCCAGACGCTCGCTGAAGAGCAGTTCCGTCGGATTGGGCGGAATCGTACCCACGGGAACGATGTCCGGCGTCCGGTATTCATCGTCTGCCTTACAAATGATCTCCTGCCACGAGGCGACACGCCCGGTCAGATAGTCGCTCAGTCCCGTGTCGGGAGTTCCCGCGTATGCGGAAAGCGAGGCATGACGCAGGTCGCCGTCGATAACCAACACTTTTTTGCCTTTGATGGCGAGACTCGCCGCAATGTTCATCGTAAGGAACGTTTTGCCGCTGCCCGGGTTGAATGAAGTGAGCAGAAACACCTCCGTACCGTTTCCCGCCATGAACTCCAAATTGGTGCGGAGCACGCGAAACGCTTCGTTCACGATATCCCGTTTCCCCTCTCTCACTACAATCTGCGTCTGTTCCGGCCGCTGACTGCCGGACAGCCGTAATGCTTTTGCAAACCATCTTTTATGCTTCATATTTCCCGTATACAGAGGTATCTCTCCGATAAACGGAACGGATAGTTTCCCCAAATCCTTGCGGCCACGGACTGTGGTGTTCAGGCTCCCGCGCACGTAGATGACCACGAGCGGTAGAAACAAGCCGATACATAAAGCAGCCAGCAGGATAAGTCTTTTCCGCGGCGCGATGGGTTTGAGATTGCCCATCGGCGGAGTCAATATACGGATGTTATAGGCCGTGAAAGCCTGTGACAGTTCGTTCTCCTCGCGCTTTTGCAGTAGGAATAGGTAGAGCGCTTCTTTCACCTTCTGCTGACGTCCGATGGTTTGTAGGTATTTCGTCTGATCGGGATTGGCAGCGATGCGTGCTGTGGTGCTACGTTCACTGCGTTCGAGTTCGCTCCTGCGAGTATCGAGCGACACGACCAGATTGTCGATGGAGGTGACGATGGCATTGCGCATGGCCGCCAGCGAATGGTCCAGATCGACGATCAGGGGGTTCTGCTCGCTGCTGTTGGCCGCCAAATTATTTCGGCGGAGCTGCAAGGCATTGTATTCGGAGATCTGAGTCTCGATGCTGGGACTTTCCAGTCCCGAGTTTGCCGGCAGCAACTGATTCCGGTTCCTGCCGCCAGTCAGGTAATCCCGAATATAACGGGCCATCGAGATCTGAGTGTCGAGCATCAGTATCTGGTTGCGAGCCTCCTGCGACTGTTCGAGATACAGATCCGAGACCTTCTCCGCGTCTGGCAGCAGGTTGGTACTTTTGTAGGAAGATATGTCCGTATCTACGTCACCCAGCTCGCGTTCCAATGCTCCCAGACGGTCGGTGATGAACATCGAGGTGCTGACTGTGATCTGGTTTTTGTCCCGGATCCACTCCTCGTTGTAAACTGAAATCAGCGTGTTGAGCATATCCTCTGCGCGGGCGATTGACACATCCTCGTAGGAGAGTTTGATTACGGTAGCATCCTCCAAATTGAGTTCCGCTTTCAATCGTTCTCGACAGTCGTCGGCGCAATCGTAGAGATTCGTTCGGAAAACATGGATTAGCGGATATTCCTCCTGCGCGGAGTAGGATAGAGCCGGTGTTATCGTAACCTTGCCCAACGGAGTAACGAGGGTATCGTTCAGCGATCCTGTTACTGTCTTGCTGTCGAATTCCCGTACCGAACTCTCGAAATCATCCAATTTGATTCGGCCTTTGGGCAGTAGACAAAGGGTAAACGCGGCGGACTCGTTGTCAGTCAGTTCGGGGAGACTGATCTCGACAGGCAGTTGCGGTCCGTATAGCGTCTTCTTATGGAAAAGACCGCTCGCCTTGCATTCGATATCCAGATGCAGCCGTTTGATCGTCTCCAGTATCGCCGCGGGTGTCTGCATGGCAAGCAATTCGTTGTTCACGTTGGCATTGGCTTGTGTCAATCCCATGTCGGCGAACAGTGAGGTTATGTCGCTGCCGATAGATCGGCCTTTGCTGTCCTCTTTGACCATCACTAAGGTCGAACGTGTGTAGACAGGCGGCGTGCAAAGGATATAAAATACAGCCGAACTCATGACGAGCAAAACCGAGATTACGAACCAGTGCCATTTGACGAGGCACAGGTAAAAGATATCTTTTACCGTCAGTGAGTTTTCCGAAGAGTCTTGTAATTGATGTAACGACAATTTGACGACATCGATCATATTGTTCTTGTCATCCATATCATATTATGAAAATTTGTTACTTGAAAATCAGCACGCTGATCGTAGCCAGTACGGATGCCAGTGACATCCAGAACGATGCGGAGCGCACGTTGTTGCCATTCACCGTGGATTGCCGCGCCCGAACATCGTTGGGCTCCACGTAAACTTGGTCGTTTTGGTGGAGATAGTATACCGGTGAGGCGGAAAGCGACTTGCTGTCGCAAAGATTTACTCGGTAATGGGTTTCCGTTCCATTTTCTCGACGGGTCACCAGCACGTTCTCCCGCTTGCCGTGGATGGTCAGGTCGCCAGCCATACTTAGGGCATCGAGCAGTGTCAGGTAGTCACGGTCGATGCTGAACCGCCCCGGACGGTTCACTTCGCCCATCACCGAGACGCCCATGTTCAGGAACTCGACGATCACCACGGCGTCTTTCACCTGGTTTTTCCTGACCAGCTCGTTCTTGATATAGGAGGCTATCTTCTCACGCTTCAGCCCCTCCACGTGCAGTTCACCCAATATGGGGAAATCTATGTTGCCGTTGGAATCGACCGTATAGCTCGATACCTGCTGGTTATAGTTGTAACTGTTGTTCATTGGCTGTCCGATACGATGTGCCATTATCGGCAGGTTGAACATGTCCGCCAGTTCTGGGTTCTTGCTGTTGACGACGATGGATATCTTGTCCCCGGGCTGTGCTGTGACCTGTACTGTAGCGACCTCCCTTCTCACGTCGGAGCGGACATCTTGCATGTAGGCTATCTTGTGTGAGGCAGAACATCCTCCCAATAGCAACACCATGCTT contains these protein-coding regions:
- a CDS encoding tyrosine-protein phosphatase, whose protein sequence is MWPFKKKYSLADSSVFQGFTDWHNHILPGVDDGVQTMDEALEILALYERLGVKEIWLTPHIMEDIPNTTAHLKERFKELRAAYKGNIELNLSAEYMLDNLFRQRLDDNDLLPFGERGDRLLVETSYHNPPENFYVLLEEIKAKGFHPVLAHPERYTYMEKDAYRNLKDMGIRFQLNLFSLTSLYGKEAQKNADYLAQKGLYDLSGTDIHGIKMFQTCLTGKIKYKIPGTRFLQCL
- a CDS encoding SAM-dependent methyltransferase, which gives rise to MNPADTDTVTAINTGIGTDTVTKSRIQSETIYDMNSIAKKISLWNRTRKYRYFKNNVRFTSETTVLDVGFNNEDGDFPSMNYLEKHYPYPQQITALGINEKDVFCRNYPLVHAVLYDGIDFPFENKQFDIGWSNAVIEHVAGGRKAQLHFLNELLRTCKVVCFTTPNKWFPIELHTQLPLLHWLPQRMYDRILNRLSRSSIDSRRINLLTKKQITELCKAAGADKLTIKGNRLCGFVMDYIVIME
- a CDS encoding GumC family protein — protein: MIDVVKLSLHQLQDSSENSLTVKDIFYLCLVKWHWFVISVLLVMSSAVFYILCTPPVYTRSTLVMVKEDSKGRSIGSDITSLFADMGLTQANANVNNELLAMQTPAAILETIKRLHLDIECKASGLFHKKTLYGPQLPVEISLPELTDNESAAFTLCLLPKGRIKLDDFESSVREFDSKTVTGSLNDTLVTPLGKVTITPALSYSAQEEYPLIHVFRTNLYDCADDCRERLKAELNLEDATVIKLSYEDVSIARAEDMLNTLISVYNEEWIRDKNQITVSTSMFITDRLGALERELGDVDTDISSYKSTNLLPDAEKVSDLYLEQSQEARNQILMLDTQISMARYIRDYLTGGRNRNQLLPANSGLESPSIETQISEYNALQLRRNNLAANSSEQNPLIVDLDHSLAAMRNAIVTSIDNLVVSLDTRRSELERSERSTTARIAANPDQTKYLQTIGRQQKVKEALYLFLLQKREENELSQAFTAYNIRILTPPMGNLKPIAPRKRLILLAALCIGLFLPLVVIYVRGSLNTTVRGRKDLGKLSVPFIGEIPLYTGNMKHKRWFAKALRLSGSQRPEQTQIVVREGKRDIVNEAFRVLRTNLEFMAGNGTEVFLLTSFNPGSGKTFLTMNIAASLAIKGKKVLVIDGDLRHASLSAYAGTPDTGLSDYLTGRVASWQEIICKADDEYRTPDIVPVGTIPPNPTELLFSERLERFIAEIRSHYDYIFIDCPPVDIVADTQILEKVADRTFFVVRAGLLERNMLSEVESLYTQKKLKNMAVILNGTENESGRYGYRYGYKYGYRYGYGDKEQNTV
- a CDS encoding polysaccharide biosynthesis/export family protein is translated as MLKKKITRILLLSMVLLLGGCSASHKIAYMQDVRSDVRREVATVQVTAQPGDKISIVVNSKNPELADMFNLPIMAHRIGQPMNNSYNYNQQVSSYTVDSNGNIDFPILGELHVEGLKREKIASYIKNELVRKNQVKDAVVIVEFLNMGVSVMGEVNRPGRFSIDRDYLTLLDALSMAGDLTIHGKRENVLVTRRENGTETHYRVNLCDSKSLSASPVYYLHQNDQVYVEPNDVRARQSTVNGNNVRSASFWMSLASVLATISVLIFK